The following are encoded together in the Rhizoctonia solani chromosome 10, complete sequence genome:
- a CDS encoding cAMP-independent regulatory protein pac2 — MDFDPDHNSLNHRNAKKYNEDEDGGIDSPVDESLYSLFNLPKSATVEEIRDRYKSLAVSLHPDKVRDESHKETMAAKFAQVKRAYEILTDPSKRAIYDLFGEDGLKTKWDVGSKYKTEEELRNEYARLARAAKLHDAENIVRSQGELVCAVNATSLTIPGLGLEEKVAGVTQTDISDRTRFTLTSRLLSMRGRAGGNVFGTVKHQFSPRLQLEATSGLLEPRTVVSKATFEVNEATTLRAESTIILANALQDVPRLTITGQRLLDPTLTGVISFTTPTLTSPSALAVSLSSTGGLVTTVELSPAKLQAREQLSAEYGVRVGGKEGVLLSASAATGLNQGGLGMVVEVNGTAKLAEATTVRVGVGAALPGGISLKIYLNRLGQRIIIPIQLSREFDLNLALYTAVIPSISAVLVNQYILRPQRQKRAKGRIDALRERQSEMLEEDRKQAEHYIESIREQVKRKIETEKGSDGLIISEAHYGPAKSIDDKNKTIDVSAPLQLLVNSSQLVIPGGRSKTGPSQQTDRGPTYLTFAMQAQQATCTNVHIRTTADAHRIFHATLLGIYPSITRRLDIEERRLVKPGACFVWEERGPDAEATGMGIERWTDGLRWGPSRVRDDFLFYHQRDTEADDEDRNEGGDGGRAPPAKWLKKFARRRKSDSPHHHHHHQQQHHHSSPVSPRLAAPGAIDRTSDRENDRLIKQTYSVFATIPGGGRQQRKWHITAYFTQGTIEFLRTVDQIPELAPVHPPPGTYRSARATGAKKNHEHIPPPTLESQPLHWSPYLIPPAAVASTSSHRSPSTHDYPSPEPIRELPHPLSPIEVRPASGPHQHYPPPTPTSVRSSISPFTRSLPLPRQGTNPALEDVHLPPLSVSPFPYAQRNATDDKQLDALLRRFMIPGTRPNPNLNPDSDTDSDMQLQQ, encoded by the exons ATGGATTTCGATCCAGATCACAACAGTCTCAACCACAGGAACGCGAAGAAGTACAACGAAGATGAAGACGGAGGGATAGACTCGCCAGTCGACGAGTCTCTCTACTCACTGTTCAATCTGCCCAAGAGTGCAACGGTAGAGGAAATTCGGGACAGATACAAATCACTCGCAG TCTCTCTTCACCCAGACAAAGTCCGTGATGAATCCCACAAGGAGACTATGGCTGCAAAATTCGCCCAGGTCAAACGAGCGTACGAAA TCTTGACTGATCCTAGTAAACGAGCGATCTACGATTTGTTTGGTGAAGACGGCCTCAAAACCAAGTGGGATGTAGGATCGAAATATAAAACGGAGGAAGAA TTACGAAATGAATACGCGCGCCTTGCGCGGGCAGCCAAACTCCATGATGCCGAAAATATTGTTCGCTCCCAAGGAGAACTCGTATGCGCAGTTAACGCTACTTCGCTGACAATCCCAGGATTGGGTTTAGAGGAGAAAGTTGCAGGGGTGACACAG ACGGACATTTCGGATCGCACCCGCTTCACGCTGACCAGCCGGCTATTATCCATGAGAGGCAGGGCTGGAGGAAATGTCTTTGGTACAGTTAAACACCAATTCTCACCCCGTCTCCAATTGGAAGCCACTTCTGGCTTACTGGAACCTCGTACGGTGGTTTCAAAAGCAACATTTGAAGTAAACGAAGCAAC TACCCTACGAGCCGAATCAACGATCATCCTTGCCAACGCCTTGCAAGACGTTCCCCGGCTAACGATAACAGGCCAACGACTTCTCGACCCCACCCTCACCGGTGTAATAAGCTTCACCACCCCGACGCTTACCAGTCCCTCGGCCCTTGCCGTGTCCCTCTCATCAACCGGTGGTCTTGTCACTACGGTCGAGCTAAGCCCGGCTAAACTCCAG GCACGTGAACAGTTGAGTGCAGAATATGGTGTTCGCGTAGGTGGTAAGGAGGGAGTTTTGCTGAGTGCGAGCGCCGCAACGGGCCTGAACCAAGGTGGA CTAGGCATGGTAGTTGAAGTCAACGGAACTGCCAAACTTGCCGAAGCCACGACCGTGCGAGTTGGAGTGGGCGCCGCTCTTCCGGGGGGCATATCCCTCAAAATCTA CCTAAACCGTCTCGGCCAACGCATCATTATACCGATCCAGCTTTCTCGTGAATTTGACTTGAACCTGGCGCTGTATACGGCAGTCATTCCGTCTATTTCCGCCGTGCTAGTCAATCAATACATTCTAAGGCCCCAACGCCAAAAACGAGCCAAGGG ACGAATTGATGCATTACGAGAACGACAGTCCGAGATGTTGGAAGAGGATCGGAAGCAGGCCGAACACTATATAGAATCTATACGGGAACAAGTGAAGCGTAAAATAGAGACCGAAAAGGGCTCGGACG GGTTAATCATATCAGAAGCACATTACGGCCCCGCGAAATCTATCGACGACAAAAACAAGACAATTGATGTTTCAGCACCTCTCCAATTGCTGGTTAATAGTAGTCAGCTCGTTATCCCTGGAGGTCGATCAAAG ACCGGTCCCTCGCAGCAGACTGATCGTGGTCCCACATACCTGACTTTTGCGATGCAGGCCCAACAGGCGACTTGCACCAACGTACATATCCGCACTACTGCCGACGCACACCGCATATTCCATGCCACCCTCCTCGGCATCTATCCCTCTATAACCCGTCGTCTCGACATCGAGGAGCGCCGCCTCGTCAAGCCCGGCGCCTGTTTTGTCTGGGAGGAGCGCGGGCCCGATGCAGAGGCAACCGGAATGGGCAT CGAACG CTGGACCGATGGATTGCGATGGGGCCCCAGCCGAGTTCGTGAT GACTTTTTATTCTACCACCAACGAGACACCGAGGCCGACGATGAAGACCGGAACGAGGGCGGTGACGGCGGCAGAGCGCCTCCGGCCAAATGGTTGAAAAAGTTTGCTCGGAG GAGGAAATCCGACAGCCCACACCaccatcaccaccaccagcaaCAACACCACCACTCTTCCCCCGTCTCTCCCCGTCTCGCGGCCCCAGGTGCCATCGACAGGACATCAGACAGGGAGAATGATCGATTGATCAAGCAG ACCTACTCTGTCTTTGCCACCATCCCTGGCGGCGGCAGGCAGCAGAGAAAGTGGCATATTA CTGCCTACTTTACCCAAGGTACCATCGAGTTCCTCAGGACCGTCGACCAAATACCCGAGCTCGCGCCTGTGCACCCACCTCCCGGGACGTATCGAAGTGCTCGAGCAACTGGAGCCAAGAAGAATCACGAACATATTCCCCCGCCCACG CTCGAATCACAGCCGCTCCATTGGTCGCCATATCTCATTCCACCCGCGGCCGTTGCTTCGACGTCTTCTCACCGGTCCCCATCGACCCACGACTATCCGTCGCCGGAACCGATACGAGAACTTCCCCATCCCTTGTCCCCGATAGAAGTACGACCCGCTTCTGGTCCCCATCAACACTACCCTCCGCCGACTCCGACATCCGTGCGTTCCAGCATATCACCGTTCACCCGTTCGTTGCCCCTCCCTCGACAGGGAACTAATCCCGCGCTTGAAGATGTACACCTCCCGCCGCTGAGCGTATCGCCATTTCCGTACGCCCAGCGCAACGCTACAGACGACAAACAACTCGACGCCCTGTTGCGCCGATTCATGATCCCAGGGACTCGGCCGAACCCAAACCTAAACCCAGATTCGGACACTGACTCGGACATGCAGCTCCAACAATAA
- a CDS encoding 2OG-Fe(II) oxygenase family protein, whose protein sequence is MSSPPSSTPSNNSVATPDVTRLDFGKLGLPEYRNKWVAHDAINGLSSAILTNMKFKGSFVPRKRSIHGLKRLTVGPTSVLENRQNKSTKFRNSSRIIFDSSTLASELFTRVKPYLSSIERLQTSPLHAQFANGVTYLTDPPAMMIGFNERLRFLKYSPGQYFRKHCDGNYHDPGSGRISYYTLQLYLNDVSPDQGGSTRFWGSPCSSGERAPYVDVQPKLGRALVFEQAGLLHSGQDVFSGGEKYTIRAELMYEVIHEGAEVVEEEEPLIPEPPQHDTGNLDAPLPVIAHRLDFVKLGLPEYEQKFAMVIDNLFTPEDCARFVAKVESEKEWEAAAVNIAANAQIVDTSYRNSSRILYDNEELANEIYEKLKPYLKDIGQIEHSDMHKYTLQMSTEPPAQLVGLNERLRFLKYGPGQFFHRHCDGIYSTPDGKQTSYYTLQLYLNGSAEDIKGGATRFWKTGSIDGPDRRKVQPGIPLRKFVDIEPRVGRALIFERGMVHSGEDVKKGTKLTVRTDLMFEACLDDPSKRLPNEHEIAQCIQ, encoded by the exons ATGTCTTCTCCACCCAGCTCGACGCCAAGCAATAATAGCGTAGCCACCCCGGACGTAACCCGTCTCGATTTTGGCAAACTGGGGCTACCCGAGTATCGGAACAAGTGGGTCGCACACGACGCAATTAATGGTTTATCTTCCGCCATATTAACAAACATGAAATTCAAAG gttccttcGTGCCGCGGAAACGGAGCATACATGGTCTCAAGCGACTCACAGTGGGACCTACGTCAGTTCTGGAAAATCGGCAA AATAAATCCACAAAGTTTCGTAACTCATCTCGAATCATCTTTGACTCTTCTACCCTCGCATCCGAGCTCTTCACCCGAGTTAAACCCTACCTTTCATCTATCGAACGCCTCCAAACTTCACCTCTCCATGCCCAATTTGCCAATGGGGTAACTTACTTGACTGATCCACCCGCAATGATGATAGGGTTTAATGAACGATTAAGGTTTTTGAAGTATTCACCCG GTCAGTACTTCAGGAAACATTGCGACGGAAACTATCATGACCCCGGATCCGGCCGCATCTCTTACTATACACTCCAATTGTACTTGAACGACGTCTCTCCTGACCAAGGCGGATCAACTCGTTTCTGGGGTTCCCCGTGTTCGAGCGGAGAGCGTGCACCCTACGTAGACGTCCAACCTAAACTTGGGCGAGCCCTTGTATTTGAACAGGCCGGGCTGTTACACAGTGGGCAAGACGTCTTCAGCGGTGGTGAGAAATACACGATTCGAGCAGAACTGATGTACGAAGTCATTCACGAAGGGGCTGAAGTTGTGGAAG AGGAAGAACCGCTCATACCAGAGCCACCCCAACATGATACTGGAAACCTAGATGCGCCACTCCCGGTCATAGCGCATCGACTTGACTTTGTCAAGTTGGGGCTGCCTGAGTATGAGCAAAA GTTTGCCATGGTTATCGACAACTTGTTTACCCCTGAAGACTGTGCCCGATTCGTAGCAAAGGTAGAGTCAGAGAAGGAGTGGGAAGCAGCTGCTGTCAACATTGCGGCGAATGCACAG ATCGTAGATACCTCTTACCGCAACTCGAGTCGTATCTTATACGACAATGAAGAGTTGGCAAACGAGATATATGAAAAACTGAAGCCCTACCTGAAGGATATTGGGCAGATAGAGCATTCTGATATGCATAAATACACTCTCCAAATGTCTACAGAGCCTCCCGCCCAGTTGGTGGGGCTGAACGAAAGGCTTAGGTTTCTGAAATATGGGCCAG GTCAATTCTTCCACAGGCACTGCGACGGCATATACTCCACCCCCGATGGGAAACAAACTTCTTACTATACTTTACAACTTTACCTCAACGGATCAGCAGAAGACATCAAAGGAGGCGCCACCAGGTTTTGGAAGACAGGAAGTATAGACGGGCCTGATAGGCGCAAGGTCCAACCAGGTATACCACTTCGCAAATTTGTCGACATAGAGCCGAGGGTCGGACGGGCATTAATATTTGAAAGGGGAATGGTGCACAGCGGTGAGGACGTTAAAAAGGGAACGAAACTCACCGTACGCACGGACCTCATGTTTGAAGCGTGCCTGGATGACCCGTCGAAGAGGCTACCGAATGAACACGAGATAGCCCAATGTATCCAATGA
- a CDS encoding surfeit locus protein 4: MPDTSSSMRSSSHDNDTVSKIREIGGKIEDTIDIYSQPLRPQLPAIGRFLIVVTFLEDALRIMTQWGDQVWYLQKHRGFPWGISHFFLIFNIITMIAGSGAIIARRYSEIAVAGLLGVVIIQGFGYGLIFDLNFFLRNLSVIGGLIMVFSDTMQSSKKRFAGLPSLSENDRRMYFQLAGRVLLIFLFIGFALSGEWTTARAIVSCLGLVAGGMVAVGFKAKWSASFLVILLSVFNVFINNWWSVHAAHPQRDFLKYDFFQTLSIVGGLLLLVNMGPGGMSIDEKKKNY; encoded by the exons ATGCCCGACACGAGCTCTTCGATGCGCTCCAGCTCACACGACAACGACACAGTATCGAAAATACGTGAAATCGGGGGCAAAATAGAGGACACAATCGATATATATTCCCAACCACTTCGTCCTCAGTTGCCTGCGATTGGTCGCTTTTTAATTGTTGTAACTTTCTTGGAGGATGCGTTGCGGATTATGACTCAGTGGGGTGATCAGGTCTGGTACCTGCAAAA ACACCGTGGCTTCCCTTGGGGAATTAGCCATTTCTTCCTTATCTTTAACATCATT ACCATGATTGCAGGGTCCGGAGCGATCATTGCACGACGCTACTCTGAAATTGCTGTTGCGGGATTGTTAGGCGTAGTGATCATCCAAGGATTTGGTTATGGTCTTATCTTTGACCTCAACTTTTTCCTCCGCAACCTCTCCGTCATCGGTGGTCTCATCATGGTCTTCAGTGATACCATGCAATCGTCCAAGAAACGATTCGCCGGACTTCCATCTCTGAGTGAAAATGACAGGCGCATGTA CTTCCAATTGGCCGGCCGTGTGCTCCTGATCTTCCTTTTCATCGGATTCGCGCTCAGTGGTGAATGGACCACTGCTCGCGCAATTGTGTCTTGCTTGGGTCTTGTGGCAGGTGGAATGGTTGCAGTTGGCTTCAAGGCCAAGTGGTCCGCAAGCTTCTTGGTCATTCTTCTCTCAGTTTTCAACGTGTTCATCAACAACTGGTGGAGTGTCCACGCCGCGCACCCTCAACGTGATTTCTTAAA GTACGACTTTTTCCAGACCTTGTCGATCGTTGGTGGTTTATTGCTGCTCGTCAACATGGGACCTG GCGGCATGTCTATTgatgaaaagaagaagaactaCTAA
- a CDS encoding dihydrodipicolinate synthetase family protein: MARTGPPPGIYVPTLCFFKGEKQEVDHETITKHVQRLARAGVRGLVANGTTGEPSHLSRDERVAVIKTHRTALDSAGFQDLPLIVGTAVSSTWETIEITKEAAEAATFFTEVADASPIPILLYNFPGVGASNGIDLDLNLISKLAKHPNIVGIKLSCGNLGKAARLTALYSQDEFAIFMGLAETLLHGLAGSGIPACVHVYDLYAKGDLEGAKQAQKELTAAAAIELGGGIPAMRYGCVHYFGYGGESRRPFQSITEEIKSKTVAWLDPLMDREK; the protein is encoded by the exons ATGGCTCGCACAGGTCCCCCGCCAG GAATCTATGTCCCCACTTTATGCTTTTTCAAGGGAGAAAAGCAAGAAGTTGACCACGAAACCATCACAAAGCACGTACAAAG GCTTGCCAGGGCAGGAGTCCGAGGCCTCGTTGCGAACGGTACAACTG GTGAACCATCGCACCTGTCTCGCGATGAACGAGTGGCCGTGATAAAAACGCATCGCACTGCATTGGATAGTGCAGGATTCCAGGATTTACCTTTGATTGTCGGGACAGCAGTGTCATCTACCTGGGAAACGATCGAAATTACCAAGGAAGCTGCCGAGGCGGCG ACGTTTTTCACCGAA GTAGCAGATGCCTCTCCGATTCCAATTTTACTATATAATTTCCCAGGCGTTGGGGCAT CCAATGGTATCGACCTCGATTTGAATCTTATCTCGAAACTTGCCAAACACCCGAATATTGTTGGAATCAAGCTCTCGTGTGGAAACTTGGGGAAGGCAGCACGACTCACCGCTCTGTATTCCCAAGATGAGTTTGCGATCTTCATGGGCCTTGCCGAGACTCTATTGCACGGGTTGGCTGGCTCTGGGATTCCG GCATGTGTGCACGTGTATGACCTCTATGCAAAGGGCGATCTGGAGGGTGCCAAACAGGCCCAGAAAGAGCTTACCGCAGCAGCGGCAATCGAACTCGGGGGAGGTATTCCTGCTATGAGG TACGGCTGCGTGCACTACTTTGGGTATGGGGGAGAATCACGCCGCCCCTTCCAGTCTATTACCGAAGAGATCAAAAGCAAGACAGTTGCATGGTTGGATCCATTGATGGATAGGGAAAAATGA